Below is a window of Brachyspira pilosicoli DNA.
ATATTTATAGCCTCTTTCTTACCAAAAGGTTTAGGACGAGTATACATAGCTATTAAAGGCATAAACATATTTCCTATTAATATAGAATACATAGTATATTCCGGAGAAGAACCAAAAGCTCTAAGTATTGCAAGTACAGCACCTATTAAAAGAGCATATATCCAAGCACCCAAATGACTAGAAGGGCAAGTAACCATATCAGTAGCCATAAAGAAAGCACCTAAAACAAATCCGCCAGCAAATACTTGATATATAGGAGAAGCAAATTTTCCAGGCATAGCAAGACAAAGTACTAAACTTACTGTAAATAGAGAGATAAACATTCCTAAAGGTATTCTCCAATCTATAGTTTTAGTAGCAATTAAGAATATTCCGCCTATTGTAAGAAGTATAACAGAAGTCTCACCTATAGCTCCGCCAGTGCTTCCTAAAAGCATTTGAATATAATAGTGAGCTTCAAATTGAATTTGTTCTATTAAAGAAGTACTAATACTATTATTATAAGTAAACTTCATAAAAGTTAAAGGAGTAGCCTGTGATAGAGCAGTCATCATATCAACTGACTGAGTACCGCCTGTAACGGCATTCATAGTTCTATGCCAATCTGTAATAAATAAATCTAAAAAAGGAACCCTAATAGGAGGAGTATAAGCACTCATTTGAGCAGGGAAAGCAACCTGTAAAAAAGCTCTTCCCACCAAAGCAGGGTTAAATATGTTAGAACCTAAACCTCCAAAAACTTCCTTAGCAAAAACAATAGCAACAACTCCTCCAATAACAACCATTGTAATAGTGGTACTAGGAGGTAAAGTCATTACTAAAAGCAAAGCCGTAACCACTGAAGCATAATCAGGAAGTACAGGCTGTTTTCTCATCTTTCTAACAATTATATTACATAAAACACAAGTAATAATAGAAGCAAGATATAATATAATTACTCTATTACCGAATAATACTACGCTATATATAATAGCAGGTAAAAGAGCAATAATTACTCTTAGCATAATTTTTTGTGTAGTATCTCCATCTTTTATATGAGGAGAAGATTCAGTGTATAACTTCATTATCTTATCTCCTTAACAAATCTTTACCATATCTAATCCATTGTACCAAAGGTATTTTGGAAGGACATATATAAGAACAACATCCGCATTCAAAACAAGTAGCTATATCCAAAGAATTTAATTTATCTTTAACTTTAGACTTAGCTGTATGAGCTATCTCAGTAGGAGAAAGATGAAGAGGGCATGCATTAGCACATCTTCCGCATTTAATACAAGGATATTCAACTTCCTTAGGCAATTTATTTTTATCTAAGAAAAGTAAAGAGTTAGTACCTTTATTAACACATTGTTCCAAATTAGGCACACTCGCTCCCATCATAGGACCGCCTGCTATAACAAGTACATCTTCAGAAATAAGTCCGCCGCACTCATTAACTATATGTGAAATCGGAGTACCAAGCGGAACCCAAATGTTTTTATGTTCTTTAATAGCATCGCCAGATACAGTAACAATTCTCTCTATTAATGGTTTATCTTTAGCAACAGCTTCATATATAGCATATAAAGTAGCCACATTTACAACTAAAACATTAACGTCCATAGGAAGCTTACCCACAGGTACAACTCTGCCAGTAGTAGCATCAATAAGCATTTTTTCAGCACCCTGAGGATAACGAAGTCTTAAAGGCATTACTTCAACATTGTAGTTTTTAGCGACTTTTCCCATCTCTTCAATAGCCAAAGGTTTATTAGCCTCTATACCAATAACAGTTCTTTTTACAGAAGGAATGATTTTTCTTAAGATTTCTATACCTTTGAACAAATCTTCAGTATGTTCCATCATAAGTCTATAATCGCTAGTGATATAAGGTTCACATTCAACACCGTTAATAATTAAAGTATCACAATTACCCTTTGCAGCACCATCAACTTTAACATTAGTAGGGAAAGTAGCCCCTCCCATACCAACTATACCGGCATTTTGAATTTTCTTAGACATCTCTTCTGCAGATAAAGTCATATAATTATTATTTAGAGTAAAATCGATATTATTAGCTTCTGCATCTAAATTAATAAGAAAAGCATTGGCTCCCCTTCCCAAAGGCGGCGGAGCAATTTCTATATTAGCAATAGTACCGCTAACAGAAGAAAACACATTTCCAGATACATATCCGCTAGCTTCGCCAATCATTTCTCCTCTTTGAACTTTATCCCCTTTATTTTTTAACATTTTAGCAGGTGCACCTATATGCTGTGCCATAGATATTAGAACTGATTTTGGAGCTTGGGTCATAGTAGAAGAAGCTATTTGAGCAGTATCTTTGCTATCATGAGGATGCACACCCCCAAAACGAAATTTACCTAACTTCATAATATATGTCCTTAATTTTTAACATTTTATTTATAATAAATTGATATTTAATCAATATTTAATACAGCAACTGCTCTCGTGTAACCGCTTCCATAACTACATAAAGCCAACTTAGTGTTTTTCTTTATACTTCCGTCCTCTAAAGCCATAGAAAGAGCAACTCCAGATGAAGCACTTAATGAAGAGTTAGCATTCTCCATTTTTGAATAAACAATATCTTTAGAGACATTCAAAGTATTAACAAAAGCATCAAAAGCATTTTTGTTAGAATATGAAGGTATATAGTAAGTAGGTTCTATATTATTTTTAGATAAGATTTCTTTTATATAGAGCGCAGCTTTTTTTGCTTCTTCTTCAAATATAGTATTATTTTTTATAGATATAAAATGTTCTTTATTGTTGACACCTTCTTTGGTGTATGGTTTAGCAGTTCCGCCCATAGGGATGTAACAATTTTCCAAAGCATTTCCATCTGTAACAGAATCTATAAAATTTATCTCAATATTAGATTTTTCATTGGAAACTATAGCAGCAACAGAAGCGTCATCAAATCTATTAGTATCATCACAAATATAAAAAGATTCAGTTGCTACTACTAATATGTTTTTATATCTATTGCTTTTTATAAAGGCATAGGCAAGTCTTAAAGCTGATATAAAACCAGTAAAATCACTTTCTATGTCAAAACAAAAAGCATTTTTTGCCTCAATTTTACCTGCTAATATACAAGCAGTAGAAGGATAAACATAATCTTTAGTAACAGTTGCACAAATAATAGCATCTATAGATAATGGGTCTATATTTTTTATAGTATCTTTAATAGATTCCATAGCTAATTCAGATGCGGGCATAGATGTTTGTTTATTCTTATAAATAGCTTTACAAGATTTAATATATACCATATATAAAAATCCTTTTAAAAAATTCTTCTTTTCACACCAGAATCTAAAAGTTCTTTAGATATTTTTTCATTGATTTTTGCATCTAAAAATTTATACATATTAAGCACAGCATTTTTAACACCGTCTTTACCAGTAGTGCCATGCCCAACAAAAGCTCCGCCGTTTAATCCAAGCAATATAGCAGAACCATAAGAATCGGCACTCATTTGCGTCTTTAAATTTTTAAATACAGATTTCATCATAACAGCACCCATCATATTAAGAGGGTTCTTTTTTATTTCTTTTTTTAAGAGATTTACTATTAAGCTAGCACTTCCTTCTATACTTTTTAATACTATATTACCATCAAAGCCGTCAGCAAGTACAACATCAGCAATATCCGATTTAAGCATGCTGTTAGGTTCAACATTACCTACAAAATTTACTTTCTTCATTTTTTCTAATCTTTCAAAATGTTTTTTTACAGCAGCATTTCCTTTACTATCTTCTTCACCTATATTTAAAAGAGCAACTCTTGGATTATTTATGTTCATGTATCTTTTAGCGAATACTCTTCCCATAACAGCGAATTGAGCCATATAATCTGGGCTGCAATCTACATTTGCCCCCATATCCATCATACAAAACTCACCGCCTATTTTAGGAAGTGTAGATACTAAAGGGGGACGCATTACACCTTTTAAACGGCCTATTTCTGTAAGTGCGGCAGCTAATGTGGCTCCAGTGTTACCTGGAGAAAAGAAACCTTCCGATTTTTTATCTGACACCAAACGTGCTGCTACTAATACAGAAGCATTTTTTTTATGTTTTACTGCAATAGCTGGAGTTTCTGTCATTTCTATGATAGAATCACTATGTTGTATATCTACACGATTCTTATCATATTTTAATGATGATAAAGATTTAACGATATCTTTTTCATTACCAACTAATATCAAATTCACATCTTTATTTAAAGACAATGCTTCAATTGCACCATTTACTAATTCGTCTAGAGGTTTTTCTCCGCTAGCAACATCTATGGATAAATTCATTGATAATCCTATTATTTATTAACCAGCATTTTGATTTTTATTAGCTTTTACTACTCTATCTTTATAAAATCCGCATTCAGGACAAATTCTGTGCGGCATTCTTTCTGCTCCGCATTGAGGGCAGATTGATAAAGAACCTAAAAATCTTTTATCATTAGCAGCTTGTCTTGATCTTTTTTTCGATTTCGATTTTCTATGCTTAGGTACAGCCATTTCTTTCTCCTTAAAAGTTATATATAATACTCAAATTTATAATAATTAAATCCTATTTTACTATTATGTCTAATTTTTGTCAAGTTTTATTTACTTACTTCTTATTATTATGTTTATATTTAAAATAATTGATTATTTTATCAGCTTGATTATATTTATAAAAATTATAGAATATATTTATATTATTTTTAGGATATGGTTTATGAAAAAGTTTATTTTATTATTTACGCTCTTTTCGCTTATAGGATGCAATTTATATGTAAGCGATAAAGTAAGCATACTTATGTTTAATGAAGATGCTAATGGCAATGAAATTACTAATGAAACTTTAAATTTTATACTTGTAAAAAGAGATAACACAAACAGTTTTAATAATATTACATACATAAGCGGAACTATAATAAACAAAAAAGGAAATCAGAAGATAACAAATATCACTGAAGCACAATATATAAAAGATATCAACAACACAAACTCTATCCAAAACCTAAATTTAGATAATTATAATATGAACATTAATTACTCAAAAAAAAGCATTATTTTTACAGATGATGACGGCACAAAATATACTCTTCCTTTAAATAATTCGGAAGATACTTGGTTTTATAAATTAATCAAAGGCGCCACTAATTCATAATAATTATTGTTTCTATAGTTGTAAATATTAAAAATTATTATATAATAAACTTTTATATACAATAAGTCTGTGAGAGGATATATTAATATGGGAAAACCTATAACTAAAGAAGGATATGACAAAGTAAAAGAAAAGCTATCAGAATTAAAAGCAGAGTTTGATACTTTGCCTGCTATAATAGCTGAAGCAAGAGAAAAAGGAGACTTGAAAGAAAATGCAGAATATCATGCCGCAAGAGAAAAACAAGGTCTTCTTCAAGCACAAATCTCTAAATTAGAAAGCGATTTGGCAGTATGTGAAATAGTTGATCCTTCAAAGATGAATAAAGACATTGTAACTTTTGGAAAAAGAGTAAAAGTTAAAGATAAAAACTCTAATGCAGTTTTTGAGTATAGAATTGTAGGGGAATTAGAAGCAGATATGTCTAAAAATGAGATTACTATAGTTACACCTATTGCAAGAGGACTTCTTACAAAAAAAGTTGGGGATGTTGTTACTATAAAAGTGCCTGCTGGTGATAAGGTATTAGAAATATTAGAAATTAGTCTATAATAAATAATTTTTGAATATTTTAATAAAGGCTTGAATATAAATATTATTATACTCAAGCCTTTTTAATTATTTTTGTAATATAAAAACAATTATACTTTTTTAACTAAACAAATATTTTATATGTAAAAGTTTAAATATATAATCATTTCTTCGAAAAACTATTTTCCTCACCTCTAAGCATTCTTTTATAGTTTGGTATATGTTTTATTATAATAAATATTGCAAGAAGTATAGTTATTGGAAGTAAAGCCACATAGTTAACATTAAAAAATATTCTATATAAAAAATTAGCCTTAAAATATAAAAAGCTTAATACAATAGGAAAAGCTAAAGCACCAACAGTAGAGCCAATAGCAACAGTTTTTCTTGAAGCAAATAAACCTATAAAGAAAAATATCATAGTAATAAGCAAACTAATAGGAGCAAGCATAAACATAGAACCAGCACTTGTAGCTACACCTTTACCGCCTTTAAAACCTAAAAATACAGAAAATACATGCCCAAGTATAGAAGCTACAGCACAAAAAATTAAAATATAGCTATGAGTTAAAATTATATCAGAAAGAATGAAAGCAGGCACTATAACAGCAATCATTCCCTTGCCTATATCGCAAATATAAGCAGCAATACCAGCCTTTTTACCGCATACTCTAAGCACATTGCTTGCCCCTGGGTTGCAGCTGCCCTCTTTTCTCACATCATGACCATTAATCTTTCCTATTATAAATGAAAATGGTATAGCACCAATTATATATGACACAACTATACTTATTAAAACTTTAATTATCATATTTCTTTCCCCTCTTTCTAAAATTAAGCAGAATAGGCGTTCCTCTAAAATCGAACATCTCTCTAAATTTATTTTCTAAATATCTTTTATAATGAGAGTTTAATTTATGCGGATGATTACAAAATACAGCAAAAGCAGGCGGATTAACTCCTGTTTGAGTAACATAGAAAATCTTAAATGGACTTCCTCCTGCTGATATAGAATATTCTCTTGTAGCTCTCACCATAGTTTCAGTAAGTGCATGTGTTTCAAATCTTTGAAGTCTTGTCTTTGCCACCCTGATGGCTAAAGATAAAAGCTTCTCAGCATCATTTTTTCTCGTAGCACAAACCCTCGCATAAAAAGCATAATTAAGCACAGGAAAAGCAGACTTCATATAAGCTTCATAATCATTCCAAGTGGTTCCTTTCTCTCTTATATCCCATTTATTAGCTGCTATTATTATTCCCTTTCTTCTCTCTATTATGAGGTTTGCTATAGTTTTATCTTGGTCTGTTAAACCTTCAAAGACATCAAGCATTAGTATGCATACATCAGAAGCTTCTATTGCTTTTATAGCCCTATTTACACTATAATATTCAACATCTGTATTAACATTCTTCTTTTTTCTTATACCAGCAGTATCTACAAGACAAATATCATCACCCTTAAAGTTGAATGTTTCATCTATAGAATCTCTTGTTGTACCTGCAATATTTGAAACAATGCTTCTATCTTTCCCAATTAATGTATTTAATAAAGTAGATTTACCCGCATTAGGCTTTCCTACTATAGCTATATTTATAATTTTCTTTTTTGCTATATATTCATCGAGTCTGCGCTGTTTTTTGTTATCTTTATCTTCATCATACTCTTCATCATCTTCTTCAAACAATTCATCATCATCTAAAACATTATCTTCTTTTTTATTTTCTTCTTCTTTTTTACTATTCTCTCTCTCTGCTTCTAAATCAATACCTACCCTCTCAAAAACTTCAAGAATTTTTTCTCTCAAATCATCAATGCCATTATTATGCTCGGCACTTATAGCAATAATATCCTTTATGCCAAGAGAATAAAACTCATTAATTAGATTGTTATGAGAATCAGAATCTACTTTATTTACAACGAGAATAATAGGTTTATTTAATTTTCTTATAGTATTAATAAAATGCCTGTCATCTGGGTGAGTTTGATGAGCATCTACAACAAACAAAAGCAAATGAGCCTCATCTGTAGCAGTTTTTAATGCCTTCTCTCGAACCTTTTCATTTAAACTATCTTCACTCGTGTCTAAAAGTCCGCCTGTGTCAAACACATTAAAAGCTATATCATCAATATAAGTCTTTGCTATGCTAATATCTCTTGTAACTCCTGCTGTAGGATCAACTATTGATTTTCTTCTTCCTGCAAATCTGTTAAAAAGTGTGGACTTACCAACATTTGGTCTGCCAAGTATAGCAATATTTTTCATTTATTTAACCTTAAACATTATGCTCTTTTTATAATAACATAAAATATAATATATTGCTATTATATTTTATTGACTTTATTATTTATCAAATATAAAATAAATAAAATGATAAAATTAAATAAAAAATTAAATATTATTGCCATATTTATTATAATATTATCTATTATAATAAATATAAATACATCATTGTCTATACTCCCATATAGATATACAGTAGATGATTTTCATCATTTTTATGATATGCATAGATGGTATGAAAAACAAATAATTCCATATACTGGTACAAGATTAAAACCAGGCGATGTATATAAAGATGAATTTACAATACCAAGAGTGCCCGGAGGAATATACTATATTACATATACTCTATTTTATAAAATAGCTAATGAAAATCTTTATTTCGCAAAAGTTATCAACTATATATTTAGCTTATCTATTATATTAATATTTTTATTTTGGTTCTTTAAAAGATTTGGCTTAATAATGACATCTTTCATGTCTGTACTTGTATTATGTAATGGATATATTATTAGAGCATTAACCAACTTTTGGAATCCTAATTTAACTCTTATATTTAGTTTTATATTTTTTATATTTTTATTTGAGTATATATGCGCTGATAATGAATTAAAAACAAAACTATCTGCTATATTTATATTTCCAGTTTTAGCAATAATGGCTCAGGCACATTTTTCTGTTTTCTTTTCTATTGTTCCTACAATAATTATATATTTGATAATAAAATATAAAAAAACATTTAAATATCTGCCATATTTAGCTATCGGAGTATTTGTATCATTTTTATTATATTTACCATATTTAATATACGAAATAAAAAATAATTTCTATAACACATACTCTATATTAATGGAAAAAAGTGCAATAAACTATATAGCTTTTCCTAAATATCAAGCATTCATATTATTCCCTACTAATGAAATGTCTGCTCTTTTTATAAAAAAATTGGATAATATAATTGATTTTTGGTTTTCAAACCCTCCGCTTATTTTTGGATTTATATTTTTATTATTGAGTCTAATATTCTCAGCGATTTGTTTAATTGGAAGTTTTTATATTATATTCAAAAGCTTAAAGAAAAAACTTATATTAAATAATAAAGAATTAGCTCTAAAAGATATGTTTTTAATACTATTATTATCTATGATAGTATCAACATTACTTTTTATGATAGCACCGCCTAGTTCTGGTTCATTTCATTATCTGTATGGAATATTTTCTATAAGCTATTCTTATATTCTGCTTTTTATAATAAAATATAAAGATATTATTATTAATAAAAAAAATATTTTATATACTTTGCTAATATTTTTTATATTAAATTCCCTTGCTATGTCTTTAACAATAAAAAGATATATAGATAAATATGAAAAACCGTATAGCATAGAAATGAACAAACAAATAAATGATTATATAAATAAAAATTGATTATACCGAATATAACTTTTTGTATATAACTAAGCTAAAATTTGTATTATATGTTATAATAAATAAAATGATGATTAAAAGGATGATATATAATGGACAATAATAGTGTTAATAATGTAAATATAGAAAAAGCTGTTGAACTAATAAAAACAAATAAAGATTTAAAACTATTGGATATTAGAGGCCCTTATGAGGTAAAGGCTACAGGCTTTATAGAAGGAAGCATGCTTTTAGACCCTAATGACCGTCAAATTATAGAGACTATAGAAAACTTAGACAGAGACAAAGAATATTTATTATACTGTGCAAGCGGCGGACGTTCTTCTGCGGTATCGCAATATATGCTAAAAAAAGGATTTAAGCATTTAAATAACCTTATAAATGCTGGATATATAGAGCTATCTATTGCTTTAGAAAATAGTAAATAATTTAATTTACACTATTGCAATAAACTTTAACTTATAATATAATAATTTAGATAGTTTAGAATAATTTAATTTTTTGGAGATAAATCAATGAAAAAAAATATACATCCAGAATACTATGAAACTGATGTAAATTGTGCATGCGGTGCTAATTTCAAAATACATTCAGTTCAAAAAACTTTACACGTTGACATTTGTCATAATTGTCACCCTTTCTTTACTGGTAAACAAAAAATATTGGATACTGCTGGTAGAGTTGATAAATTCAAAAAACGTTATGGCTTAAAAAAATAATATTTAATCAATAAATATAAAAAATATTTAAGTCTATAAAGTATTATATCTGCATTATATACTTTGTAGACTTTATTTATTGATAAAGGCGGTTTATGGACAGCGACGGCGTTTACAAAAGAGTAAATATCAATAAAGTAATATCTCAAATATTAAAAACCAACCCTAACATAACAGAAGCTAAAGCAAATGAATTAGCATACAAAATGATAAAAGAACTTAATAAGAAAGTTTCTTCTATGGTAGCTGATTTTGAAAACGGCGAAGGCGACTTCATGGCTTGTTATTTTGAATCTATAGAAAAGCAATAAATCTATTAAAAAAGAAATTAAGTTATTTGCAGGGCTTTGCACCCTGTGAAGCGTGCCCTTAGGGTAGCACCCCACTTCTTTTGCGACCGCAGGAAGTGCCTGTGGTATTACCACAAAGAAGCAAAAAGGCTGCATTTTTATGAAGTATAGCCAAAAACATATAGTATCATTATATATATTTTTTAGATATAAAATTTGAATACTTGCATTTTTTGCAACTTTGACGAAGTCCGCACAGCGACCGAAGGGAGTCCTTCAGGACGACCGAAGGAAGTGCCTGCGACCGTAGGAAGTATCTTTAGGTATGGTGCGAAGGCGGGAAAAAGTTGAATAAAACAAAAACATAAATTGTAAAATATAGTTGTTTAAGTGTATACTAAAAATTTTTAAGTTTATTAAAAGTTTTTTATTTGCGGGGACTAGCCCCCGCACCCCCAGTTCTTTTGTTGACACAAAGAACCAAAAAGACTGCATTTTATAAAATATAGCTAAAAACATATGGTATTACTTTATATTTTATTATATATAAAACTGAAATATTTGCACTTTAGCTATTGGCAAGCCATTTAATATTTAAACTCCACAGTATAATGTGTAATAGCATCATCAGGCATAATATATTCTTTGTAATTTTTCATATAAGCCTCCACCATATCAGCTCTAGCATCATTATACATAGCATCAGGTATACTAATAATAAAACCACCTTGGAAAGAATCATAATAACCTTCTCTGTACTTCTTTGCCCATTCTCTAAAATAATTAAGCAAAGGAGTATATGATTGAATAGGAGGGCTTTTAAGCATAAGATATATTTGATAATAATCTACAAGCTGTATTACTTTATTATTAATATTAAGCAATACTTTCTCACCGCCGCTCTGCCATACCATTAAATTATCTGTATAATCTATTGGAGTAATAAGCTTCCAGCTGTCAGCTTCATTAGGTTTTTCTCTTGCTGCAAAAAATTGATTCTTACCTGCTCCTTTCAAATGAGTTTCTGAAACAGTAAAATATTCTTCGCCTCTCTTATATGCTGCATCTATTTCTGCATAAGGTATTGTAGGATAATAATATTCTTTTCCGTCAATTTCCCAAGATGAATATGTATTATCTGATTTATAATATATACCATTATCTAGTTTTACCCAATTTGGTTCTTCAGGGGTTTCTACTCTGTTTTGTAAATATCTATCTAATCCTTTAAAAGGATTATTAAGAAGATCAATCTTTTCAGCATTTTTATAAGCATCTGAATTAGGCTCTAAAGTCCAATGTACTCCATCTGTACTTGACCATATCCTTTTATCATCGATAAATCTTTCTTCTCTTGGAGTCCATTTATTAATAGAAGGATTATGTTCATAATAACATCTACATCCTCTTCCAAAATATATTTTATCCTTATCAATCGCAATGTCAAAATTATAGATATTATTATACTCACCGCTTCTAGCACCCCAAGGAGTATTATCTATTTTCTCCCAATTAGCTCCTACAGAAGTATCTTTGCTTTTATGTATTCTGTAATAATAATCTTTGCTTACTGTATACGAGCCTGCATTAACAGGTCTTGTTCCTGAAGGATTCTGCTCCAAAAAAGTTTCTCTTAATCCCATTAAATATATATAATCTTTAAATTGAAAAAAACGAGCTACATCCATTCCATATCCTCCCTGAAAACTTTCATTTGGATTATTTGGGTTTGGTGTAGGCATTTTATAACGTATATTAGCAGCAGAACCGTTTGTCTGCCAATTAAGTAAATCTGATGATGTATAATATCTGTTGTCATACACTATAGAATCAATAACATACTCATAATCCACAGAAATATCTGACATAGAGAAACTTCCGTATGTATAAGGTTCAGATATAATTTTATCATTTTCTATTACTGATATATTATATTTTAGTCTGCTAAAAGTATCATAATTAACATCTTTAGCATAAATATTTATATTGCCATTATCATCTATTTGAAGAATTATATTTTTATCTATTTGATTTAATGTTTTGCTTTTAGGGTCATAGTTATACATATAGTCAGCTAATATATACCATTTGCCTTGATATTTAAACTTCTTACTAAAACTTCCGAATACTTCGCCGTCTTTAGCAGGCACTGGGGTTACATCAACATGACCAGGTATTGTCTCTTCTGGCAATCTAAAATCTGTTTCAGGCGGTATATAGGTTGGAGATAATATATTAATCTTTTTACAAGATACAATTAACATTATTACAACAATTAATAAAGCAACTATTAAACATAATCTTTTATTAAATTTCTTTTTCATAATAAAACAAACCGCAAATATATTTTTTATAATTTTTTTAACAGCAAAGCATTATTATTAAAACCATATAAAATTATCAGCAACAAATCAAACATATTCTACATTACAAATATAATTTTTCAAGCTAATTTTATAATTTTCTTTGTTTAGAAGTAATATATATTCTTTTTAGTTTAGAAATGTAGACATCCATTATAATTTAAATAGATATCTTTAACTCCAATATACAAATAATAAAAGCATATAATTAGATATAATTTCTTTATGTTTATTACAATAAAAATATAAAAGGCTTAGTATAAATATTTATTAATTATCTTTCAAAATATACATAATAACTAAATCATCTAAAGAATTTTTTATCGAGATAATCTTTTGAAAGTCTTAAAACAAATGGTCTTCCATGCGGGCAATTAGTTAATATATTTTCTTCTTCAAGCAAATCAAGTAAAGTTTGCATATCATTAATAGAAAGTTTATCTCCTGCCTTTGGTGAATATTTACAAGATATTGTGCTGCATGTATGTTTTATTAATTTCTCTAAACTATTGTTGCTCTCTTTAGAAATATATATATCCAAAATATCTTTAATAATTTTTTCTATCTTTTGATTTTTGGGTATATATATTGGAACTTCATCTATTATAATGCTATTTTTTGAATTAGCTTCAAACTTTATACCTATAGATTCTATTTGTTCTTTTGAAGAGTTTAATATATCTATTTCATAATCTCTATACTCTATTTCGCAAGGTATAAGCAGTTTCTCATATTCCAATTTACCGCTAATTAAAG
It encodes the following:
- the rpmF gene encoding 50S ribosomal protein L32, with the translated sequence MAVPKHRKSKSKKRSRQAANDKRFLGSLSICPQCGAERMPHRICPECGFYKDRVVKANKNQNAG
- the plsY gene encoding glycerol-3-phosphate 1-O-acyltransferase PlsY yields the protein MIIKVLISIVVSYIIGAIPFSFIIGKINGHDVRKEGSCNPGASNVLRVCGKKAGIAAYICDIGKGMIAVIVPAFILSDIILTHSYILIFCAVASILGHVFSVFLGFKGGKGVATSAGSMFMLAPISLLITMIFFFIGLFASRKTVAIGSTVGALAFPIVLSFLYFKANFLYRIFFNVNYVALLPITILLAIFIIIKHIPNYKRMLRGEENSFSKK
- the rsxC gene encoding electron transport complex subunit RsxC — protein: MKLGKFRFGGVHPHDSKDTAQIASSTMTQAPKSVLISMAQHIGAPAKMLKNKGDKVQRGEMIGEASGYVSGNVFSSVSGTIANIEIAPPPLGRGANAFLINLDAEANNIDFTLNNNYMTLSAEEMSKKIQNAGIVGMGGATFPTNVKVDGAAKGNCDTLIINGVECEPYITSDYRLMMEHTEDLFKGIEILRKIIPSVKRTVIGIEANKPLAIEEMGKVAKNYNVEVMPLRLRYPQGAEKMLIDATTGRVVPVGKLPMDVNVLVVNVATLYAIYEAVAKDKPLIERIVTVSGDAIKEHKNIWVPLGTPISHIVNECGGLISEDVLVIAGGPMMGASVPNLEQCVNKGTNSLLFLDKNKLPKEVEYPCIKCGRCANACPLHLSPTEIAHTAKSKVKDKLNSLDIATCFECGCCSYICPSKIPLVQWIRYGKDLLRR
- a CDS encoding RnfABCDGE type electron transport complex subunit D, which translates into the protein MKLYTESSPHIKDGDTTQKIMLRVIIALLPAIIYSVVLFGNRVIILYLASIITCVLCNIIVRKMRKQPVLPDYASVVTALLLVMTLPPSTTITMVVIGGVVAIVFAKEVFGGLGSNIFNPALVGRAFLQVAFPAQMSAYTPPIRVPFLDLFITDWHRTMNAVTGGTQSVDMMTALSQATPLTFMKFTYNNSISTSLIEQIQFEAHYYIQMLLGSTGGAIGETSVILLTIGGIFLIATKTIDWRIPLGMFISLFTVSLVLCLAMPGKFASPIYQVFAGGFVLGAFFMATDMVTCPSSHLGAWIYALLIGAVLAILRAFGSSPEYTMYSILIGNMFMPLIAMYTRPKPFGKKEAINIEKQQGAKQ
- a CDS encoding 3-oxoacyl-ACP synthase III family protein, with product MVYIKSCKAIYKNKQTSMPASELAMESIKDTIKNIDPLSIDAIICATVTKDYVYPSTACILAGKIEAKNAFCFDIESDFTGFISALRLAYAFIKSNRYKNILVVATESFYICDDTNRFDDASVAAIVSNEKSNIEINFIDSVTDGNALENCYIPMGGTAKPYTKEGVNNKEHFISIKNNTIFEEEAKKAALYIKEILSKNNIEPTYYIPSYSNKNAFDAFVNTLNVSKDIVYSKMENANSSLSASSGVALSMALEDGSIKKNTKLALCSYGSGYTRAVAVLNID
- the greA gene encoding transcription elongation factor GreA: MGKPITKEGYDKVKEKLSELKAEFDTLPAIIAEAREKGDLKENAEYHAAREKQGLLQAQISKLESDLAVCEIVDPSKMNKDIVTFGKRVKVKDKNSNAVFEYRIVGELEADMSKNEITIVTPIARGLLTKKVGDVVTIKVPAGDKVLEILEISL
- the plsX gene encoding phosphate acyltransferase PlsX translates to MNLSIDVASGEKPLDELVNGAIEALSLNKDVNLILVGNEKDIVKSLSSLKYDKNRVDIQHSDSIIEMTETPAIAVKHKKNASVLVAARLVSDKKSEGFFSPGNTGATLAAALTEIGRLKGVMRPPLVSTLPKIGGEFCMMDMGANVDCSPDYMAQFAVMGRVFAKRYMNINNPRVALLNIGEEDSKGNAAVKKHFERLEKMKKVNFVGNVEPNSMLKSDIADVVLADGFDGNIVLKSIEGSASLIVNLLKKEIKKNPLNMMGAVMMKSVFKNLKTQMSADSYGSAILLGLNGGAFVGHGTTGKDGVKNAVLNMYKFLDAKINEKISKELLDSGVKRRIF